aAAGACTGATTGGTTTTGAATTCCTAGACTCTAGAGCATACCCTGGTTGTTAAAATCTAAGCTCCCTGATGAACTTACTACAAAACACACTCAATTCAAAATAATCCCTTTTGGTTATTAAAGAAGCATCTGGACGATGATGATCCAAGAACCCCTACCCTAACCTAAGGAAGAAGGCGATCTAATGAAGAAAACTAAAATCAGAGTTCGTACAAACTCACTGTCGACGGCGAGATAAAGACAAAGGCGAAGAAAGATTTTCCGTTCTAGCAAGCATTATTACATGTTTTATTTTCCGACAACATTTAATAATTTCAATTGGCCTGTAAAGATTCATATTTTCTGTAAATGACAATAAGTTTGGACTAGTTTCAGTTTTCGCCTTAAATTTATGCATATATCAAAACAACGCCTCGATAGCCAAATACTCTAATGAAATTCAACGAGAGTAAATATTAAAGTCGACAAGATTTAATGGTCCAATCTcataataaaaatcttattacaCATGTGAAGCCTACAACAAAAGCCTACACACAACACCTTCATAGCAAAGTCCATTCGTCTTTCTACAGATCCAACCAAAGGATCTGTTTAGTGGGAGTCTTAAACTTCACTCGGTCATCGAAGCAAGGACTTTCTGTATGATGCTCTTCAGCGCAGGTGCGCTAACAGAACACTTGTTGTTACCCTCAAAGCACGACTTACCTTGTTCTGCTGCTTTGCAAAGCTGTGGATCCAATGGAACTTTCCCAAGAAACGGCACTCCCATTTCCCTGCACATCCTCTCTGCACCTCCTCCACTGCTGTCAAACACTTCGCTGCAAGCCAAGACGTTGAGAAGCTCTGGCGCATTCTCCCTCAAGCAAGAGATTACGTCTTGCGTCACGTCAATGGAAGAGCCAATCTCCATAAACTTGACATCCGCCAACGGCTGAGACAAACCGCTCATGTTCTCCACCACTCCTAACACCGGGACTCCCACTTTCTTGCAAAAGCTCACCTCTTTCCTGACATCGATCAACGAGACTTCCTGTGGGGTCGTGACGATGATCGCACCGTCGATCCCAGTGGCTTGAAGGTACTGGACGATGGAGATGTGCTCGTCCGAAGTTCCCGGTGGGGCATCAACCACGAGGTAGTCGATGTCTCTCCAGTAGACGTCTTTCAAGAACTGTTTGATGAGAGCGTTCTTGCGGGGACCTCTCCAGACCACAGCTTCGTCAGAGTTTGGGAGCATGAAACCAATGGACATGACACCAAGGTTCTCTTCCACATAGACAGGGGACCATCCGAGGTTGCTCTGGTGAATCTCGTGACCTTCAAGGCCTAGCATTTTAGGCATGCTTGGGCCGCATATATCAATGTCCATAAGGCCTACTTGATGGTCCATTCCCGCGAGGGCAAAGGAGAGCTGAGCAGAGAAAGTGCTCTTACCAACCCCACCTTTACCAGACAAGACAAGAATCTTGTGCTTAACAGTGCTCATTCTCTCTGCTATGGCAACCAAATCTGAAGGAAACACAAAGTGTCAGcgctgataaaaaaaaactcaactaGTAAACAAGCGAGTCTGAGATTCAAAACACATATGGAGCTCAAACAGGCAAATAGTATAAAACAAATCAATGGTCTAACTAATGGTCACAAGATGTTACTCTCACAAGAACAATACAGCCACAAGTCCCAACATAGCTCCACATAAGTTGAGTTAAAAGTGAAACAGCATTTTACTTGCTACTCTAGAGATCCAGTTTCTATAATACATAAACCTCCAGAAGCTATAGGAAGATGAATGATTTAAGTAAGAGATGTAAGCTGTTATGAACACAGAGATACAAAAggcatcgactttttttttttttttctttatccaAAATGGACTAAGGAGAAGCTGTAACAAATTATAAAAGTAACTACTGGGTTTGGACACAAAAGCCGACAcatacaaaaccctaattcatTTGTAATCTAAGATTGTATGATCCg
This region of Brassica napus cultivar Da-Ae chromosome C5, Da-Ae, whole genome shotgun sequence genomic DNA includes:
- the LOC106425156 gene encoding cytosolic Fe-S cluster assembly factor NBP35, which translates into the protein MENGDIPENANEHCPGPQSESAGKSDSCAGCPNQEACATAPKGPDPDLVAIAERMSTVKHKILVLSGKGGVGKSTFSAQLSFALAGMDHQVGLMDIDICGPSMPKMLGLEGHEIHQSNLGWSPVYVEENLGVMSIGFMLPNSDEAVVWRGPRKNALIKQFLKDVYWRDIDYLVVDAPPGTSDEHISIVQYLQATGIDGAIIVTTPQEVSLIDVRKEVSFCKKVGVPVLGVVENMSGLSQPLADVKFMEIGSSIDVTQDVISCLRENAPELLNVLACSEVFDSSGGGAERMCREMGVPFLGKVPLDPQLCKAAEQGKSCFEGNNKCSVSAPALKSIIQKVLASMTE